Below is a window of Phenylobacterium koreense DNA.
CCTGGATGATCGCGTGCGTGTGGGCACCGACCATGGCCGAGTACCGGTCCAGTGGATCGGCGGAGGCCATGCCGCGCTCCAGTAGGGCGGCGATCGCTTCCAGCGCTTGGAGGGGCGTCATCATTGCGCGCGGCCTCCGATCGCCTCGATCGCCTGCGCCTTGACCTCGGCGTCCTCGGCCACACGGCGGGCGAGATCGCGGATGCCGGCCGGGTAGGCGTCACCGCCTTCGCCGATCTCCGCGGCCAGACGCTCGACGCGCTTCATGGCGTCCAGCAGCTCCTCGACGTGCTCGCGGGCGAGAACCTTCGCCTGGGCCTGGAGTTGGCGGACCCGTTCAGAGACAGTGCTGGCGTTGGCCGTGGATTGGACGACGGCCAGGCGGGGTGCATTGGGGCGAGCCATCAACCCGCACCCCCAGCAGCCCGGCGGCCGCCTCCGCGGGAGGACCGGCCACCGTCGGCGCCGGCGCGAGCCGCGAGGTCACGGTCCTTGGCGAACGAGCGCTTTTCAGGCGGGACGGAACCGCCGCCCTTGCGCGCGATCTCGCGGCGACGTTCGGGCGTCATGCAGGCGAACCCGCGCCGTTGCTTGGTGCTCTCCATCGGAGCCTCCGGATTGTCGGTGAAAGAGACCTTGGCCGCCGCAATGATCTGCTCGACGCACGTCCTCGCGACATCGAGTTCGGTCGGCGAGGCCAGGGGATTGAGGGTGGTGGCGAGGTGTCGGCTGAGCGACTCCATCGCCATGCTCGCAGTGAGCTTCGCGCCGGAATGGTGGAGCACGTGGCCGTAGCCGGCGGTGTAGTAGGCGCCGGTCATGGCAGCTCACCGATGCCGAGGGCTGAGGAGCCGAGCGCCAGCAACTGCACGACTTGGTAAAGTCCCGCCGCGATGATGATCAGCGTGACGCCTTCATAGGCGGCGCGGGCGAGGGGGGAGGGCCTACCACGCATCTCTGGGGTCCTCAGAACTGGCGCGGACAATGGCTTCTTCGGCGCAGTCTTCGCAGTACAGCTCGCCTGTGACCTCGAAGGCCTCGACGTTGACCGATCCGAAGTCATCGCCCGTGCAGCCGCATCCGGCGCAAACCGAGAGCGAGTGGAAGGCGTATTGGCCCACCATCACCGATCCCCCGACGAGGCGAGACAGACCTTGCCGGCGTCGTTCAGGAAGACGCGGAGGGGTGGGAAGGTCGGAACGTGGCCGTGCTGACGCACCCGCCAGAAGCTGCGGCCTGCGCTCGGTGGATACCTCATGCTTGCGGCGTAGGCGGGCGCGCGCGCCTCGCAATCCCGCAGGATCATCGCGAGGGCTTCGGGGGCGAGGTCGGAGAAGCCGGGAGCGCGGTACGGATCGACCGTATCGAGCCATTGCCCGACTAGATCGACGCCCCGCAGCAGCGCCTGCACGTAGCCTTGCTCGAATGGCGATAGGTCTTCCCAGCGGACCTTGTAGATCGACTTCGCGCCAGGCGGTTGCCAGACGTAGCCCGACGTATCGAAGTCAGCCATCACCGATCCCCCGACGAGAGGGAGGCGAGAGCGTCAGCCAAGATCGCGAGCGAGCTGTCTTCCATCGCGATCAGGTCGCGCATGTCCGATACGCCGTAGACGACATCTACTACTCGATCCGCAACCACGACTGGCTCGGCGCCTTCGCTGGCCTCTTCCGGGTGCTGGCGCAGCTCCATGCGGTCCTACAGTCCAACGCGTCCCTGGCGACCAAGATTGGCGCCGTCGGCGGTGTCGCTGTCGGCGTCGGCAACATGATCGGCGGCACGGCCGGATCGGTCATCAGCGGCATCGGGTCAGGCGCCGCCTCTGGTGCTGCGCTTGGCAGCCTCATCCCAGGCATTGGGACCGTCGTCGGCGCCGGCATCGGTGCGGTGCTCGGCGGGATCACCAGTTTCTTTGGGTCCAACAAGGCCAAGGAAGCACAGCGCAATGCCGCGGCCCTGAAGGCCGCCGAGGAGCAACTCGCCGCGGTCCGGGAGGTCGCTGCGCAGAAGCGCGACCTCGAAATCCAGTTGATGGAGGCGCAGGGCAATGCAGCCGGCGCCCTGGCTGCGCGTCGCCAGGATGAGCTGCGCGCCATGGATGCCTCCAACCGCGCCCTGCAGGAATCCGTCTGGGCCGCCCAGGATCTCGCCGAGGCCCGCCAGAAGGAAGTGGACGCCGCGCAGACCCTGGTTGATGACGCCCATTCGGCCCTGAGCGAGGCCTACGACCGCGAAGCCGGCGCGTTGAAGGACTACATCGACCGCTTCCAGGCTTGGTCGGACAGCCTGTCGAAGTTCCTGAAGTCGCTGTACTCAGGCCCGGCTGCGATGTTGTCGCCTGAGGAGCAGTATCGGGCTGCGCGCGCCGAGTTCGACCGGGTGTCTGCCGCCGCGGCTGGCGGCGACGAGAACGCCATCCGCGATCTGCAGGACGTGTCGCAGGCCTACCTTGACGCCTCGAAGGATTATTACGCGTCATCAAAGGCTTACTTCGACGACTTGGAGCGTGTCCGAGCGGCGGTTTCCGCGACCCAAGCCTATGCGGCCAGCCAGGTCGACGTCGGCCAGGCCCAATTGACGGCATTGAACGCTTCGGTCGCTGGCATCCTGACGGTGAACCAATCGGTGCTTTCGGTGCGCGACGCCCTGGCAGCCTATCAGGCGGCGGTCCAGCAACTCGCCGCTGCCAAGGCGGCGCAGGATGCGGCCAACGACAACGCGGCCGGCGCCGGCTCCTCGCAGAGCCCGGGCTGGGCCTCGTACATCGCTCGCAACAGCGACGTGGCCGCGGAATACTTGCGCAACCAAGGGAGCGCGAAGGGCCGGGACTATCTGCAAAGCCTCGGGATCTCCGACGTCACCGGCTTCGGCAAGTGGCACTGGGAGAACTACGGCAGGGCGGAAGGGCGCACCCCTTATGCCGCCGGCGGGATCATGGACCGCCCGATCACCCTCGGCGAAAGCGGCATCGGCGGGGAGGCGGGGCCCGAGGGCATCCTTCCGCTCGCCAACGTCGGCGGGAAGATGGGCGTCCATGCTGTTCACGGCGGGGACGAGGAGGAGAAGGCGCTGCTCCGCACGCTCATCGCAAAGCAGGACGCGATCATCGCGGAGCTCCAGGCCGATAAGACCCAACGCGCCGCGATGGCTGAGGAGCAGGCCAAGCAGTCCAAGCGCATGGAGGACGAGCTTGCCAAGCAGTCGCGGACCCAGCGCGCGGCATGATCCTGATCGAGTTGACTGCGGCCATCGACAGCGACGGGACCGAGCAGAAGTTCTATTTCGCGACCGAGGGGTATCAGAGCGGCCCGACCGACAGCCCTCCGAATGTGGCCTTCGACAATGCGATCGCGGACCCCGGCTATATCGGCCAGTCCGCGTTCTCGGATGGCAAGACGGAGGGCGCGTCCTCCCTTGAGGTGGGCGAGATCGTCATCCTCAACGGCGACGGCGACTTCGATATCTGGGCAACCTATTCCTTCGACGGCCGGCCGCTGCGGATCAGACGCGGGCAGGGCGGCGCCTATCCCACGGACTTCGAGGACGTCTTCGCCGGCACCGTCGCGTCGGTGACCGTCACTCTCGACAAGGTGGTGGTCTCGATCCGCGAGAAGTCCGCGATCATGGATGTCCCGGTCCTGACGACGACCTATGCCGGAACCAACGTCGGGCCTGTAGGCCTGGAAGGCACGAGCGACGACCTGAAAGGGCAAGTGAAGCCGAGGGTTTATGGTCGAGTCTTAAACATAGCGCCGCGACCTGCCAATTCATCAAAGCGGACGTTCCAGGTCTCTGATCGGGCGGTGGCAGCGATCCCGAAGGTCTATGATCGCGGCGTCGAGCTAACTCCGGGCGCCGACTATGCGACGAGCGCGCTCATGACAGCGGCGTCGCTCACGCCAGGATCCGCGACCTTCGTGACCTGCCTGGCCGAAGGCTTATTCCGCCTGTCCGACGATCCTGACGGGATCATCACCGCCGACGTCGACGAGAAGTCGACCGACGAGGAGATGATGGTCGCGCCCATCCTTCAGAGGATGTGCGGCGACCTCGCGTTGACCGATGCTGACCTCGACGATCAGGTCTTCGCCGAACTCAACGCCGATGCGCCCTATGTGGCAGGCCTCTGGCTCAGCGATCAGACCACGTTCCGCGAGGCCTTCGACATGGTCGCCGGCTCAGTGGGCGCCTGGCATGGCTTCGACACTGCGGGCGTGTTCCAGTGCGAGCAGCTTAAGGAACCTGCGGCCACACCCGACTTCGATATCATCGAGGCCGAGGTCATGAACGGGTTCGAGCATGGCGTCGCGGACCGCGATGGCGTGCCGGTCTGGCGGGTCACGGTGCGCTATCGCAAGCACTGGGAGACCCAGACGACTGACCTGGCCGGAAGCGTCTCCACCGAGCGCCGGGCCGCGCTGGCCGAGGAATTCCGGTCGGTCACCGCGGAGGACGAGACCGTCAAGCATCAGTTCCGGCAGGCTGGCGAGTTGGTGGTCGACACCTATCTGACCTCGGCTGTCGATGCTCAGGCGGTGGCCAACCGGCTCCTGGCGCTGCACAAGGTTCGCCGCGACCTATGCGAAGTCCCGCTCAACGCCGAGGCGCTCGATCAGGATGCGATGCAGGTCATGAGCACCGGACGGCTGACCCATAGCCGCTTCGGGCTCTCTGGTGGCCGCAATCTCCGCGTCCTCGGGCGCCGTCTCGAACTCGGCCGCGACTCGATCCGACTGAAGATGTGGGGGTGACCATTGAGCCTGCTCCTGCTCTTCAACGGCGGAGACGCCGGGCCCGTCGTCACGACCCCGAGCGAGATCACCAGCCGGCCGTTCTTCGCCTGGGGGAACATGGCCGACACGGCCATCTTGAGCGGCGGGTCATGGACCGATGGCCTGCCGCTGAACAACCTGAAGAACCGCAAGCAGGCGAGGGTGGCGCGTTCGACGTCGCTGGATACATCGGCGACGCGGTTCGTGATCGACCTCGGCAGTGGGGCAAGGATTTGGCGGGCGCTGGCTCTGGTCGCCCACAACATCAGCATCGGCGGGCGCTGGAGGGTGACGGCCGGCGCCGACGCAGCGGTGGCGTCGCCCACCTACGACAGCGGATGGCTGGCGGCCTGGCCCAGCGTCTACGACAGCCTCGACCTTGAGTGGGAGAGCGA
It encodes the following:
- a CDS encoding KGG domain-containing protein is translated as MESTKQRRGFACMTPERRREIARKGGGSVPPEKRSFAKDRDLAARAGADGGRSSRGGGRRAAGGAG